A window of Clostridium botulinum BKT015925 contains these coding sequences:
- a CDS encoding YibE/F family protein encodes MKKYKRLHIVLIAMFIFAAFFALNCFAEENNSKNLQEYYSKQMDKPDYVTVKAKIMDITFDDTKENKKDIPIESDIRYQHLKIKLVSGKHKGEVYTVRNTVEMISPYKLIFEKGDKLLLHLTEGEGNKVVNLKVYERSREGIIYFIVALFMILLVAIGGRKGLKSAITLIFMGVLIVFVLLPLIRRGYNPILVSIFISILSVIFTMTLVSGANKKTLTAILGTIGGVIIAGIIAMIVGNMAMLTGVGNEDAQMLAYIPQNKYIDFKGLLYGGIIIGALGAIMDVTMSVSSAMWEIKEIKPNIKTNELIKSGMNIGKDIMGSMSNTLILAYAGGSIYIMLLFSMFKMDPLEIINLEPIASEIIRAMAGSIGLICAIPLTVIISASLAKSYYKKK; translated from the coding sequence GTGAAGAAATATAAAAGATTACATATAGTATTGATTGCTATGTTCATATTTGCAGCATTTTTTGCTTTGAATTGTTTTGCAGAAGAGAATAATAGTAAGAATCTTCAAGAGTATTATTCAAAACAAATGGATAAACCTGATTATGTAACTGTAAAGGCTAAAATTATGGATATAACATTTGATGATACAAAAGAAAATAAAAAAGATATACCAATAGAATCAGATATTAGATATCAACATTTAAAGATAAAACTTGTATCGGGAAAGCATAAGGGGGAAGTGTATACTGTTAGAAATACTGTTGAGATGATATCACCGTACAAACTTATATTTGAAAAAGGTGATAAATTACTTCTTCATTTAACTGAAGGAGAGGGGAATAAGGTAGTAAACCTAAAAGTATATGAAAGATCTAGAGAAGGAATTATATATTTTATAGTGGCATTATTCATGATTTTATTAGTTGCTATAGGTGGAAGGAAAGGGTTAAAATCGGCTATAACATTAATATTTATGGGAGTGCTTATAGTTTTTGTTTTATTACCATTAATAAGAAGAGGATATAATCCTATTTTAGTATCTATATTTATAAGTATTTTATCAGTGATATTTACTATGACATTAGTAAGTGGAGCAAATAAAAAGACATTAACTGCAATACTTGGAACTATAGGTGGAGTTATTATAGCTGGTATTATAGCTATGATAGTAGGTAATATGGCTATGTTAACGGGGGTAGGTAATGAAGATGCACAAATGCTTGCGTATATACCTCAAAATAAATATATAGATTTTAAAGGTTTACTTTATGGTGGAATAATAATAGGTGCACTAGGAGCAATAATGGATGTAACGATGTCTGTATCATCAGCTATGTGGGAAATAAAAGAGATAAAACCTAATATAAAGACTAATGAACTAATAAAGTCTGGAATGAATATAGGTAAGGATATTATGGGATCTATGTCTAATACGTTAATTCTTGCATATGCAGGGGGTTCCATTTATATTATGCTTTTATTTTCTATGTTTAAGATGGATCCACTTGAAATTATAAATTTAGAACCTATTGCTTCGGAAATAATAAGAGCCATGGCAGGAAGTATAGGGCTTATATGTGCAATACCATTGACGGTTATAATTTCTGCAAGTTTAGCAAAGAGTTATTATAAGAAAAAATAA
- a CDS encoding 5'-nucleotidase C-terminal domain-containing protein — MNKIFKRSKGKRIVSFFIVMAMIFSMTTQFAFATSTSENVISTSMNTLTKEANVSNDKSVNIIMFNDFHGNLAEDVRETGKNIGMAKMVGYAKDAVSKNPNTIIVSGGDNYQGTAMSNLTYGAPVSAMMKAMDVTASAVGNHEFDWGVSHMEKWQKDGGFNFLAANIYDSKTNAPVSWSKPYKIVEKGGIKVAFIGLAHPNTTTLTKRENVTGLEFRDPVKTAEEWIKYLKEGKAKEGIPDVIVALTHIDSYQDDNTKEITGKAVDLTKVKGLDAIVSAHSHRRVIGIINGKPIIQAYKYGRAIGIMSIKLDKDNKVSKIVPKIDDVCNTKSDIIQDEQSAETYNKYDKELKPILGEKIGQATEEFTHDRAKSNVSLLGRWSCEVMQKKTGAQIAIQNGGGLRRTLYKGDITMGDMYEIMPFDNALVTFDLKGADIKKAIDHGILNPEVTDGQFSGLKVEYDKNKEFEHRITKITLTDGTPLDMNKYYKLTIPDFLLSGGDKYDFSNAKNVVETFIPVRDVLVEAIKNAKVITPKAVDYIKECEVNPVPKPEVKPEVKPVPKPVPKPEVKPEVKPDPNVRGVYFVKGGDTLKYIARAYGVSWRELAKFNKLDNPNMIFPGQKILIPVQGAKENSNIKATYVVKRYDTLKKIGNIYGISWRRIAKFNKLNNPNMIFENQKILIPA; from the coding sequence ATGAATAAAATTTTCAAAAGGTCAAAAGGGAAAAGAATTGTAAGCTTTTTTATAGTAATGGCAATGATATTCTCAATGACTACTCAGTTTGCATTTGCAACTAGTACTTCAGAAAATGTTATTAGCACTAGTATGAATACGTTAACAAAAGAAGCAAATGTATCTAATGATAAGAGTGTAAACATTATCATGTTTAATGATTTTCATGGTAATTTAGCAGAAGATGTAAGGGAAACAGGAAAAAATATTGGTATGGCTAAAATGGTGGGATATGCAAAAGATGCAGTTAGCAAAAATCCTAACACTATAATAGTATCTGGTGGAGATAACTATCAAGGTACAGCTATGTCAAATTTAACATATGGTGCACCAGTATCAGCTATGATGAAAGCTATGGATGTAACAGCTTCAGCAGTTGGTAATCATGAATTTGATTGGGGCGTAAGTCATATGGAAAAGTGGCAAAAAGATGGAGGATTCAATTTTTTAGCTGCTAATATTTATGATTCAAAAACAAATGCTCCAGTATCTTGGTCCAAGCCTTATAAGATAGTTGAAAAGGGTGGAATAAAAGTAGCATTTATAGGTCTTGCTCACCCAAATACAACAACTCTTACTAAGAGAGAAAATGTAACAGGACTTGAATTTAGAGATCCAGTTAAAACAGCAGAAGAATGGATAAAGTATCTAAAAGAAGGAAAAGCAAAAGAAGGAATTCCTGATGTTATTGTAGCATTAACTCATATTGATTCTTATCAAGATGATAATACTAAAGAAATAACAGGAAAAGCAGTTGATTTAACTAAAGTTAAAGGATTAGATGCAATTGTATCAGCTCATAGTCATAGAAGAGTTATAGGAATAATAAACGGTAAACCAATAATTCAAGCTTATAAATATGGTCGTGCTATTGGAATAATGTCTATAAAATTAGATAAGGATAATAAAGTAAGTAAAATTGTACCTAAGATAGATGATGTATGTAATACTAAAAGTGATATTATACAAGATGAACAAAGTGCAGAAACTTATAATAAATATGATAAAGAGTTAAAACCTATTTTAGGAGAAAAAATAGGACAAGCAACAGAAGAATTTACTCATGATAGAGCTAAGTCTAACGTGTCTTTATTAGGTAGATGGTCATGTGAAGTTATGCAAAAGAAAACAGGTGCACAAATAGCTATACAAAATGGTGGTGGACTTAGAAGAACACTATATAAAGGCGATATTACAATGGGTGATATGTATGAAATAATGCCTTTTGATAATGCACTTGTAACATTTGATTTAAAAGGTGCAGATATAAAGAAAGCTATAGATCATGGTATATTAAATCCTGAAGTAACAGATGGACAATTTTCAGGATTAAAGGTTGAATATGATAAAAATAAAGAATTTGAGCATAGAATAACAAAAATAACTCTTACTGATGGAACACCACTTGATATGAATAAATATTACAAATTAACTATTCCTGATTTCCTTTTATCGGGTGGAGATAAATATGATTTTTCTAATGCAAAAAATGTAGTGGAAACATTTATTCCTGTAAGAGATGTTCTTGTTGAAGCTATTAAAAATGCAAAAGTTATAACACCTAAAGCAGTGGATTATATAAAAGAATGTGAAGTTAACCCAGTTCCAAAACCAGAAGTTAAACCAGAAGTTAAGCCGGTTCCAAAACCAGTGCCAAAGCCAGAGGTTAAACCAGAAGTTAAACCTGATCCAAATGTTAGAGGAGTTTATTTTGTAAAAGGTGGAGATACTTTAAAATACATTGCAAGAGCATATGGAGTTTCTTGGAGAGAACTTGCTAAATTTAATAAATTAGATAATCCGAATATGATATTCCCAGGTCAAAAGATACTAATACCTGTACAGGGAGCAAAAGAAAACTCAAATATTAAAGCTACTTATGTAGTGAAAAGATATGATACATTAAAGAAGATTGGTAATATATACGGAATTAGTTGGAGAAGAATAGCTAAGTTTAATAAATTAAATAATCCAAATATGATATTTGAAAATCAAAAGATATTAATTCCAGCATAA
- a CDS encoding IS6 family transposase: MNKANKKITCPRCHSHNLYKFGKDKEGNQKYQCKECKRQFAPSAMPKERQLKDYPRCPICNKGTFIHHNYSNYINYRCNDKKCNHSFFVAKPTAIDPSSNTTIQGKLNFKGMRFPIHIILMALDLYFLNESSTRRISQYLFRTFNVKVSHVTIASWTKKFAAYFKFKSDNLLKNVDLSDSDEWHADETVVFINGKKHYLWLVIDSESRLIISYHLSPYRDAKQAFSLFHDAKKLGSPRAIVTDRLPSYNVPIKSIFQDTLHIKVQSFMDDISNNIIESFNKTFKSWYKGLKGFNSFNSANKLISVFIFHYNFVRNHSSLRNLTPSEVVGISYPVKAKNNWLLAA, encoded by the coding sequence ATGAACAAAGCTAATAAAAAAATTACCTGTCCTAGATGTCACAGCCATAACCTATATAAGTTTGGAAAAGACAAAGAAGGAAATCAAAAATATCAATGCAAAGAGTGTAAAAGACAATTTGCACCATCGGCTATGCCGAAAGAGCGTCAGCTCAAGGATTACCCTCGTTGTCCTATCTGTAACAAAGGAACCTTTATTCATCATAATTACTCAAATTATATCAATTATCGTTGTAACGATAAAAAATGTAATCATAGTTTTTTTGTGGCGAAGCCTACGGCTATAGATCCTTCAAGCAATACCACTATCCAAGGTAAACTTAATTTTAAAGGTATGCGCTTTCCAATTCATATTATATTAATGGCTTTAGACCTTTACTTTCTTAATGAAAGTTCTACAAGACGTATATCTCAATATTTGTTTAGAACATTTAATGTAAAAGTATCTCATGTTACTATTGCAAGTTGGACTAAAAAGTTTGCTGCATATTTCAAATTCAAATCTGATAATTTATTAAAAAATGTTGATTTATCTGATTCAGATGAATGGCATGCAGATGAAACTGTTGTATTTATAAATGGTAAGAAACATTATCTATGGCTTGTTATAGACTCAGAAAGTCGATTAATTATCTCTTATCATTTATCTCCATATAGAGATGCAAAACAAGCTTTTAGTTTGTTTCATGATGCTAAAAAATTAGGATCTCCTAGAGCAATAGTTACTGATAGACTTCCATCATACAATGTTCCAATAAAATCAATATTTCAAGATACACTTCACATAAAAGTACAATCTTTTATGGATGATATTTCAAACAATATCATTGAGTCATTTAACAAAACATTTAAGTCTTGGTATAAAGGTTTAAAAGGCTTTAACTCATTTAATAGTGCCAATAAACTAATATCAGTGTTTATATTTCACTATAATTTTGTGCGTAACCACTCATCACTACGTAATTTAACACCATCTGAAGTAGTGGGAATTAGTTACCCAGTTAAAGCTAAAAATAATTGGTTATTAGCTGCCTAA
- a CDS encoding YhcH/YjgK/YiaL family protein, whose product MIIDNYRNAKTYCGINPNLDIALNYLINMDLNNLALGKNEIPDTDIFYIYQEYSSKPLKEGKWEGHRKYLDIQYIIDGCEKMGYCPINDLTPLKEYNPDTDFISFSGKSNNFFIVPQGNFAIFFPEDGHMPGLEVTESSSVKKLVFKVPIY is encoded by the coding sequence ATGATTATTGATAATTATAGAAACGCCAAAACATATTGTGGTATAAATCCAAACTTAGATATAGCTCTTAATTATCTAATAAATATGGATTTAAATAATCTTGCCCTGGGCAAAAATGAAATTCCCGATACTGATATATTCTATATCTATCAAGAATATTCTAGCAAACCCTTAAAAGAAGGCAAATGGGAAGGTCACAGAAAGTATCTTGACATTCAATATATTATAGATGGTTGTGAAAAAATGGGCTATTGTCCCATAAATGACCTAACTCCTCTAAAAGAATATAATCCAGACACAGATTTTATTTCATTCAGTGGAAAATCCAATAACTTTTTTATTGTTCCACAAGGAAATTTTGCTATATTCTTTCCTGAAGATGGTCATATGCCAGGATTAGAAGTCACTGAAAGTTCCTCTGTAAAAAAATTAGTTTTTAAGGTACCTATTTATTAG
- a CDS encoding [Fe-Fe] hydrogenase large subunit C-terminal domain-containing protein: MHKEGLIYTIEENCVGCNQCIRYCPIFDANTAYFSKGQNKVKVNIDKCIHCGKCIDVCEHEAREYHDDIKKFFKALKEGKEVSILAAPAIRTNFPNYKKIFGYLKSLGVKKFYDVSFGADITVWAYLKYIRERENRNFIAQPCTSIVNYIEKNSPELLQNLIPIQSPLLCSGIYVKKYCECKDELAFLSPCIAKKDEINDKNTGGYINYNLTFKKIGEYIEKNNINIDRYNEEDFEDTNNLGFLFSRPGGLKENIQAYDKNIWIRQIEGQEVVYDYLKEYSERMKRGKTLPDIVDALNCGFGCNKGTGTNIGNTAIDDIDVKFNNIKKYKSEKKIKKMHKLFDKKLRLDDFIRKYENMKTNNIKIPSSKEVDSIFDDMLKETEEAKNIDCAACGYKNCKDMVKAIYNDLNIKDNCMDYNKNLIMKEKDILDEKNVKIQKSSEELERISNERLRDSENLKISVNEIIESLNEIAQGNNENIVQVDSITNEIEDMNNTAITLEEDVKSMKEKVDRFVKSSNEIVNISSQTNLLALNASIEAARAGEAGKGFSVVAEEVKKLSEVSQKMATSTVSDQKDMIDMIGDISKVSDDLKLKSEKLKEAIDSISAIIEETTAKEEEISSTAMSLVQD; this comes from the coding sequence ATGCATAAAGAAGGACTGATATATACTATAGAAGAAAATTGTGTTGGATGTAATCAGTGCATAAGATATTGTCCTATATTTGATGCTAATACGGCATATTTTTCAAAGGGACAAAATAAGGTTAAGGTAAATATAGATAAATGTATACATTGTGGTAAATGTATAGATGTTTGTGAGCATGAAGCGAGAGAGTATCATGATGATATTAAGAAATTTTTCAAAGCATTAAAGGAAGGAAAGGAAGTATCTATATTAGCAGCACCTGCTATAAGAACTAATTTTCCTAATTATAAAAAGATATTTGGATATTTAAAAAGTTTAGGTGTAAAAAAATTTTATGATGTTTCATTTGGAGCGGACATAACTGTTTGGGCATATTTAAAATATATAAGAGAAAGAGAAAATAGAAATTTTATTGCTCAACCGTGTACATCTATTGTAAATTATATAGAAAAAAATAGTCCTGAACTTTTACAGAACTTAATACCTATACAAAGTCCATTATTATGTTCTGGTATATATGTAAAAAAATATTGTGAATGTAAAGATGAATTAGCTTTTTTATCACCATGTATTGCAAAAAAGGATGAAATTAATGATAAAAATACAGGTGGATATATAAATTATAATTTAACTTTCAAAAAAATTGGAGAATATATTGAAAAAAATAATATTAACATAGATAGATATAATGAAGAAGATTTTGAAGATACAAACAATCTTGGATTCTTATTTAGTAGACCAGGAGGACTTAAGGAAAATATACAAGCTTATGATAAAAATATATGGATAAGACAAATAGAGGGACAAGAAGTAGTATATGATTACTTAAAAGAATATAGTGAAAGAATGAAAAGAGGAAAAACTTTACCTGATATAGTAGATGCGTTAAATTGTGGTTTTGGATGTAATAAAGGAACAGGAACTAATATTGGAAATACAGCTATTGATGATATAGATGTAAAATTTAATAATATTAAAAAATATAAAAGTGAAAAAAAAATAAAAAAGATGCATAAATTATTCGACAAAAAATTAAGACTAGATGATTTTATTAGAAAATATGAAAATATGAAAACTAATAATATAAAAATACCATCAAGTAAAGAAGTAGATAGTATATTTGATGACATGCTAAAAGAAACGGAAGAAGCCAAAAATATAGATTGTGCTGCTTGTGGATATAAAAATTGCAAGGATATGGTTAAAGCTATTTATAATGATTTGAATATAAAAGACAATTGTATGGATTATAATAAAAATCTTATAATGAAAGAAAAAGATATATTAGATGAAAAAAATGTAAAAATACAAAAATCATCAGAAGAATTAGAAAGAATAAGTAATGAAAGATTAAGAGATTCTGAAAACTTAAAGATAAGTGTAAATGAAATCATAGAATCACTTAATGAAATAGCACAAGGCAATAATGAAAATATTGTACAAGTAGATAGTATAACTAATGAAATAGAAGATATGAACAACACAGCTATAACTTTAGAAGAAGATGTTAAAAGTATGAAAGAAAAAGTTGATAGATTTGTTAAGTCTTCCAATGAAATAGTTAATATATCATCACAAACTAATTTATTAGCATTAAATGCATCAATTGAAGCTGCAAGGGCAGGAGAGGCTGGAAAAGGGTTTTCTGTAGTTGCAGAAGAGGTTAAAAAGCTTTCGGAGGTGAGTCAGAAAATGGCTACTTCAACGGTAAGTGATCAAAAGGACATGATAGATATGATAGGAGATATATCTAAGGTATCTGATGATTTAAAATTAAAAAGTGAAAAATTAAAAGAAGCTATAGATAGTATATCGGCTATTATAGAAGAAACTACTGCAAAAGAAGAAGAAATATCATCTACTGCTATGAGTTTAGTACAAGATTAA
- a CDS encoding GGGtGRT protein: protein MALFEGYERRIDGINSVLEKYGMNSIEDAKKICDEKGINVYEIVRSIQPICFENACWAYTLGAAIAIKNGCTTASEAAKNVGEGLQAFCIPGSVADDRKVGLGHGNLGAMLLSEDAKCFAFLAGHESFAAAEGAIGIARSANKVRKEPLRVILNGLGKDAAQIISRINGFTYVQTAFDYYTGELKIVKETAYSTGERAGVRCFGADDVREGVAIMHHEGVDVSITGNSTNPTRFQHPVAGTYKKECFEMGKKYFSVASGGGTGRTLHPDNMAAGPASYGMTDTMGRMHSDAQFAGSSSVPAHVDMMGLIGMGNNPMVGATVAVAVAIEEAMK, encoded by the coding sequence ATGGCATTATTTGAAGGATATGAAAGAAGAATTGACGGAATAAATTCTGTTTTAGAAAAATATGGAATGAATTCAATAGAAGACGCTAAAAAGATCTGTGATGAAAAAGGAATCAATGTTTACGAAATCGTAAGATCAATACAACCAATCTGTTTTGAGAATGCATGTTGGGCTTACACATTAGGTGCAGCAATTGCTATTAAAAACGGATGTACAACTGCATCAGAAGCAGCTAAGAATGTAGGAGAAGGACTTCAAGCTTTCTGTATTCCAGGTTCTGTTGCTGATGATAGAAAAGTTGGTCTTGGACATGGTAACTTAGGAGCTATGTTATTAAGTGAAGATGCTAAATGTTTTGCTTTCCTTGCAGGACACGAATCTTTCGCAGCTGCTGAAGGTGCAATTGGTATTGCAAGATCAGCAAACAAAGTTAGAAAAGAGCCTTTAAGAGTTATCTTAAATGGTCTTGGAAAAGATGCAGCTCAAATAATCTCTAGAATAAATGGTTTTACATATGTTCAAACTGCATTTGATTACTATACTGGAGAACTTAAAATAGTAAAAGAAACAGCATACTCTACTGGAGAACGTGCTGGAGTAAGATGTTTTGGTGCTGATGATGTTAGAGAAGGTGTTGCTATAATGCATCACGAGGGAGTAGATGTATCAATCACTGGTAACTCTACAAACCCAACAAGATTCCAACATCCAGTAGCTGGAACATACAAAAAAGAATGTTTTGAAATGGGTAAAAAATACTTCTCAGTAGCATCAGGTGGTGGTACTGGAAGAACTCTTCACCCAGATAACATGGCAGCAGGTCCTGCTTCTTATGGTATGACTGATACTATGGGAAGAATGCACTCTGATGCACAATTTGCTGGTTCTTCATCAGTTCCTGCACACGTTGACATGATGGGACTTATCGGAATGGGTAACAACCCAATGGTAGGTGCTACAGTTGCAGTTGCAGTTGCTATAGAAGAAGCTATGAAATAA
- a CDS encoding iron-sulfur cluster assembly scaffold protein, with protein sequence MNYTNEVERMTCVAKGPNHGPAPIPEEGKWVSAKEIKDISGLTHGVGRCAPQQGACKLTLNVKEGIIQEALVETVGCSGMTHSAAMAAEILSGKTILEALNTDLVCDAINTAMRELFLQIVYGRTQTAFSEGGLPIGAGLEDLGKGHRSQVGTMYSSAAKGPRYLEMVEGYVTRTALDENNEIIGYEFISFGKMMDMIKTGMDANEAMKKATGTYGRFADAVKVIDPREE encoded by the coding sequence ATGAATTACACAAATGAAGTTGAAAGAATGACTTGTGTAGCAAAAGGACCTAACCATGGCCCAGCACCTATCCCAGAAGAAGGAAAATGGGTAAGCGCAAAAGAAATAAAAGACATTTCTGGTTTAACACACGGTGTAGGTAGATGTGCACCACAACAAGGAGCATGTAAACTTACTCTTAACGTAAAAGAAGGAATAATCCAAGAAGCTTTAGTTGAAACAGTTGGATGTTCTGGAATGACTCACTCTGCAGCTATGGCAGCAGAAATATTATCAGGAAAAACAATACTTGAAGCATTAAACACAGATCTTGTATGTGATGCTATTAACACTGCTATGAGAGAACTATTCTTACAAATCGTATATGGTAGAACTCAAACTGCATTCTCTGAAGGTGGACTACCTATAGGAGCAGGACTTGAAGATTTAGGAAAAGGTCACAGAAGCCAAGTTGGTACTATGTACAGCTCAGCTGCAAAAGGACCTAGATACCTAGAAATGGTTGAAGGATATGTTACTAGAACTGCTTTAGATGAAAACAACGAAATCATTGGATATGAGTTCATTAGCTTTGGAAAAATGATGGACATGATCAAAACTGGTATGGATGCTAATGAAGCTATGAAAAAAGCAACAGGAACTTATGGAAGATTTGCTGATGCTGTAAAAGTAATAGATCCAAGAGAAGAGTAA
- a CDS encoding SDR family NAD(P)-dependent oxidoreductase — MTLIKDNKKTVLITGASSGIGYELSKVFAKHGYNLILVARSIEKLDKLRNEIIQKYGVGVSVIQKDLSINSSAEEVFNEVNNENIQVDILVNNAGAGVCGEFHEIDYRKDIEIIQLNITSLTILTKLFSKKMIKNGYGKILNVASTGAYQPGPYIAVYYATKAYVLSLSEALTNELGEYGITVSTLCPGSTRTNFSKSAGKAEIKVAMDAKEVAISAYNGLMKSKRVIIPGINNKLAIFLSKLVPGNLSAYFVKKIQKTLYKDNMQNSSK; from the coding sequence ATGACTCTCATAAAAGATAATAAAAAAACGGTTCTTATTACTGGTGCTTCAAGTGGAATTGGATATGAACTAAGTAAGGTTTTTGCAAAACATGGGTATAATCTCATACTTGTTGCAAGAAGTATAGAAAAATTAGATAAACTACGTAATGAAATAATACAAAAATATGGTGTAGGAGTAAGCGTAATACAAAAAGATTTATCGATAAATTCTTCAGCTGAAGAAGTGTTTAATGAAGTAAATAATGAAAATATACAAGTTGATATTCTTGTTAATAATGCTGGGGCAGGCGTATGTGGAGAATTTCATGAAATAGATTATAGAAAAGATATAGAAATAATTCAGCTGAATATAACTTCTCTTACAATACTTACAAAACTATTTTCAAAGAAGATGATAAAAAATGGTTATGGAAAAATATTAAATGTAGCTTCAACAGGAGCATACCAACCAGGACCATATATTGCGGTTTACTATGCAACAAAAGCATATGTTTTATCTTTATCAGAAGCTTTAACAAATGAATTAGGTGAATACGGAATAACTGTGTCAACACTTTGTCCAGGATCCACAAGGACTAACTTTTCAAAAAGTGCAGGAAAAGCTGAAATTAAGGTAGCCATGGATGCAAAGGAGGTTGCAATAAGTGCGTATAATGGACTTATGAAATCCAAGAGAGTTATAATACCTGGAATCAATAATAAATTGGCTATATTTTTATCTAAATTAGTTCCGGGAAATTTATCGGCTTACTTTGTTAAAAAAATTCAGAAAACTCTATACAAAGACAATATGCAAAATAGTTCAAAATAA